One stretch of Rosistilla oblonga DNA includes these proteins:
- a CDS encoding cadherin domain-containing protein, producing MNNRIKRRRGLRLEALERRYLLAGVISEYSTDPANQFIELRGQPNDVIPAGTYVTVVESTGNVLGGRIETVLDLSGQRYGSNGFLVIAMADHPFAIAPSATALVSATASLSGLPAEIHQAGNFSVFTDSVFLIQSDIAPVWGDDIDSNADGIIDPAGAAATWTIHDSVTIGTVHDYFGYGKTVIGAPLGQMSLQSDSSFIPIDEVNGDYLNYVARVGDSSGGGVDDWVAGHIHIDVRSENSLRLYAGEILNDAASPTVFSGREIDHVGTYNFFAGVRGTATNDITGQLLAGLTVLADTNGNGIRDSITTVIEPDDFLIDTDITNAIPGVTITVANRSDTLPHGLIEPRVDSPGLASTGSQVFSDRGFQFSSGEGLRVEFYRDADSVQIDAIGRSAGTQATVVMEAFDRDGRSIGTTRSGALSQGEREQLSIESAGGAIALVMIYEETGNAALVNYDHMVVTQKEATATTNARGEYHLKYLTPGSYDITITNALSELPKLPVGGSQPLTIDFNEHYTVDFAYGENQPPVFDSETLAMRVDENSPIGTPIGMVQASDPDTGQSVRYRLTGGTGRRYFSLNPISGEIRVNNSSGLDFERAREFTLVVEAADNYQPSLSELATITVAVNNANDPPRFEDNRFTVAEDAAGGFVLGTVQASDQDALNDDSDEPIHPNAEIGEESGNFSFAIADPVYGEMFAIDPQSGLLTLTDAAALDFETTPELLLSIAATDRGLQPQTQLGQVRIRLLDVNEPPQLDATPILVPENATPGILLATPAVLDPEGHDLFTRSIVSGSGQGIFTIDAATGAIRLADGAALDFETQSTYELLVRVDEVADETGQPAAPLGTETLLTINVQDIDEAPQVTFVAAAIDENTSPGTIVTAVTAIDPEGAPVTITQRGDNSNFVFDPTTNQVKVADGANIDFESATSYQVQLRFADASFPPRVTNLVIPIDVRDAPESPSIMTESLAVPENVSSGPLDLQIAVSDPDLNDSLLLEIDGGDGATIFGIDQQTGALSLLPDASLDYEAGPTDYALQIKVTDSKGLTDEATIQVAVLDVNEPPTIREPFANLHLHAGRRFCFTFEDSLFSDPDADTELEVAVTTSSNVMPGWMSYDSQTRTLRGTPQASDVEQLSMVVRVNDSAPTPLAATTAFTISVLNSDNGDLYTSHCSAPWQNQTDRFDVNNNGNVAPIDAIIILNFLNRHGAQVVPAEDPLGRYLDVDGDNTIRPIDALQVLNHLHASSVSIDRESAAEESEASIATDLAVIQMTADSSSDSGLAAGFVGLPSSLDGIHDDDSDDEDRDTAVDQSLLALLWE from the coding sequence GTGGTTTGCCGGCGGAAATTCATCAAGCTGGAAATTTTTCAGTCTTCACCGATTCGGTGTTTTTGATTCAATCGGATATCGCTCCCGTCTGGGGCGACGACATCGACTCCAACGCCGATGGGATCATCGACCCAGCGGGCGCCGCCGCGACGTGGACGATCCACGACTCGGTCACTATCGGAACGGTCCACGATTATTTTGGCTACGGCAAAACCGTCATTGGCGCCCCACTGGGACAGATGTCGCTGCAGTCGGATTCGTCGTTTATCCCAATCGACGAAGTGAATGGCGACTACTTGAACTACGTCGCCCGCGTCGGCGATTCCAGCGGCGGCGGAGTTGATGACTGGGTGGCTGGACATATCCATATCGACGTGAGGTCCGAAAACTCGCTGAGACTCTACGCCGGGGAAATCCTCAACGACGCAGCGAGTCCCACCGTCTTCAGCGGTCGAGAGATCGATCATGTTGGTACTTACAACTTCTTTGCCGGTGTCCGTGGCACCGCGACCAACGACATCACCGGCCAATTGCTTGCGGGACTGACGGTACTCGCCGACACCAACGGCAATGGAATCCGTGATTCAATCACAACCGTGATCGAACCGGACGACTTTCTCATAGACACCGATATCACCAACGCGATTCCGGGAGTCACGATTACGGTCGCCAATCGCAGCGACACCTTGCCCCATGGCCTCATCGAACCGCGAGTCGACAGCCCGGGGCTGGCATCGACTGGATCGCAGGTCTTCTCCGATCGCGGCTTCCAGTTTTCATCCGGCGAAGGGCTGCGAGTCGAATTCTATCGCGATGCCGATTCGGTTCAGATCGATGCCATCGGAAGATCGGCAGGCACTCAGGCAACCGTCGTGATGGAAGCGTTCGATCGCGATGGTCGTTCGATCGGCACGACGCGTTCGGGAGCGTTGTCGCAAGGAGAACGCGAACAGTTGAGTATCGAATCGGCAGGCGGCGCAATCGCGCTTGTGATGATCTACGAAGAGACCGGCAACGCTGCTCTCGTCAATTACGATCACATGGTCGTCACTCAAAAAGAAGCCACCGCGACGACCAACGCGAGAGGCGAATACCATCTGAAATACCTGACGCCGGGATCTTACGATATCACGATCACCAATGCGCTTTCGGAACTGCCCAAGCTGCCCGTTGGTGGATCGCAACCGCTCACGATCGATTTCAACGAACACTACACCGTCGATTTTGCGTATGGTGAAAACCAGCCTCCCGTATTCGACTCGGAAACGCTTGCGATGCGTGTCGATGAGAATTCGCCGATCGGCACGCCCATCGGAATGGTGCAGGCCAGCGATCCCGATACTGGGCAAAGCGTGCGTTATCGATTAACCGGTGGGACCGGGCGTCGCTACTTTTCGCTCAACCCAATCAGCGGCGAGATTCGTGTTAACAACTCGAGCGGTCTCGATTTCGAACGGGCCCGCGAATTCACGTTGGTCGTCGAAGCTGCCGACAACTATCAGCCGAGCCTCTCCGAACTGGCGACGATCACCGTAGCCGTCAACAACGCCAACGACCCACCAAGATTTGAAGACAATCGGTTTACCGTTGCCGAAGATGCGGCCGGCGGTTTCGTTTTGGGAACCGTTCAGGCCAGCGACCAAGACGCGCTGAACGACGACAGCGACGAACCGATCCATCCCAATGCGGAGATCGGCGAAGAGAGTGGCAACTTCAGTTTTGCCATCGCCGATCCGGTGTATGGTGAGATGTTCGCTATCGATCCACAGTCAGGTCTGCTGACGCTGACCGATGCCGCCGCGCTCGATTTCGAAACGACTCCCGAACTGTTGCTGTCGATCGCCGCGACCGATCGAGGCCTGCAACCGCAGACGCAACTGGGACAGGTCCGGATCCGTTTGCTCGACGTCAACGAACCGCCACAACTCGACGCGACGCCGATCCTCGTTCCCGAAAACGCGACGCCCGGCATCCTGCTGGCAACCCCAGCGGTCCTCGATCCCGAGGGGCACGATCTGTTCACGCGATCGATCGTATCGGGCAGCGGGCAGGGAATCTTCACGATCGACGCAGCGACCGGTGCGATTCGGTTAGCCGACGGGGCCGCGTTGGATTTTGAAACTCAGTCGACCTACGAACTGCTAGTTCGCGTCGATGAAGTTGCCGACGAAACCGGCCAACCGGCGGCTCCGCTGGGAACCGAAACGCTGCTGACGATCAACGTGCAAGATATCGACGAAGCCCCGCAGGTAACCTTTGTCGCTGCCGCGATCGATGAAAACACATCTCCCGGCACGATCGTAACGGCGGTAACCGCGATCGATCCCGAAGGCGCACCGGTGACGATCACTCAGCGTGGCGACAATTCGAACTTTGTCTTCGACCCGACAACTAACCAGGTTAAAGTCGCCGACGGTGCAAACATCGACTTTGAATCCGCCACCAGCTACCAGGTGCAACTTCGCTTCGCAGACGCCTCCTTCCCACCTCGCGTCACCAACCTCGTGATCCCCATCGACGTTCGGGACGCCCCCGAATCGCCATCGATTATGACGGAATCATTGGCGGTTCCGGAAAACGTTTCCAGTGGGCCGTTGGATTTGCAAATCGCGGTGTCGGATCCGGACCTCAACGATTCGCTGCTGCTGGAGATCGACGGCGGCGACGGAGCCACGATCTTCGGAATCGACCAACAGACCGGCGCGTTGTCCCTGTTGCCCGACGCATCGCTCGACTACGAAGCTGGCCCGACCGATTACGCATTGCAAATCAAAGTCACCGACAGCAAGGGGCTGACCGACGAAGCGACGATCCAGGTCGCGGTGTTGGATGTCAACGAACCGCCGACAATCAGAGAACCGTTTGCGAATCTACATTTGCATGCCGGCCGTCGGTTCTGCTTTACCTTTGAAGACAGTCTCTTTTCGGATCCCGATGCCGACACCGAATTGGAAGTCGCCGTCACGACCAGCAGCAACGTGATGCCCGGTTGGATGAGCTACGACAGCCAGACGCGAACGCTGCGAGGGACGCCGCAAGCGAGCGACGTCGAGCAGTTGTCGATGGTCGTTCGCGTCAACGATTCGGCGCCGACACCGCTAGCAGCAACGACAGCCTTCACGATCTCGGTGCTCAATTCGGACAACGGCGATTTATACACATCCCATTGTTCTGCGCCTTGGCAAAACCAAACCGATCGCTTTGATGTCAACAACAACGGCAACGTCGCGCCGATCGATGCGATCATCATCCTGAATTTCTTAAACCGCCATGGAGCTCAAGTCGTCCCCGCCGAAGATCCGCTGGGGCGTTATCTGGATGTCGATGGCGACAACACGATCCGGCCGATCGATGCGCTGCAGGTGCTCAACCACCTCCACGCCTCCAGTGTGAGCATCGATCGCGAAAGCGCCGCCGAGGAATCCGAAGCATCGATCGCGACCGATCTGGCTGTAATCCAAATGACCGCCGACAGCTCGAGCGACAGCGGTCTCGCGGCGGGCTTCGTCGGCTTGCCCTCGTCGCTCGATGGCATTCACGACGACGACTCCGACGATGAAGATCGCGATACCGCGGTCGATCAATCGCTGCTAGCGTTGCTCTGGGAATAA